GCTTCGGCGGTGGCGGGGACTTCGGGGGCGGATTCTGACCCCGACCCCGAGCCCGAGCCCGAGCTTCAGGGTGCGCGGGGGGGCGTTCTGACCCGGGCCAGGGCTCCAGGGGGCGGGTTCTAACCTCGGGCCCGAGCCCGAGCTTCGCGGTGCGCGGCGGGCGGGTTCTGACCCGGGACAGGGCTCCAGGGGGCGGGTTCTAACCTCGGGCCCGAACCCGAGCTTCGCGGTGCGCGGCGGGCGGGTTCTGACCCGGGACAGGGCTTCAAGGGGCGGCGGGCGGGTTCTGACCCCGGGCCCGTGCCCGGCTTCGCAGTGCCGGGGGGCGGGTTCGGGCCGGAGTCTGTGCTTCACGGCACCGGGGGCGGGTTCCGATCAGGGCCTGCGCTTCACGGCACCCGGGGGACCGGTTCCGACCAGCGCCTGCCCGCTACGGCACGCGAGCTCAGTGACGTGGCGTCCGCTGGCCCACGGCTTGCTGCCGCCGCACCGCCACCCCGGCGACCGCGAACGCCGCAGCGACCAGAGCCGCGCTGACCCACACCGGCGCCCGGTATCCGAACCCCGCGCCGATCACCGCGCCTCCGGCCCAGGGGCCCACCGCCGCCCCCACGTTGAACGCCGCCGTCGCGAAACCCCCGGCCAGCGTCGGCGCCCCCTGTGCCGCGTACAGCGCCCGGGCGATCAGCGTGGAGCCGACGCCAAAGGACAGGGCACCCTGCGCGAAGACGAGCGCGAGTGCCGGGACCGGGTGTCCGGCCCCGAGGGCCAGGGCGCACCAGCCCGCACCCAGTGCGAGGCCCCCAGCCGTGAGAAACGGCAGGGGACGCCGGTCGGCGAAGCGCCCCGCGGCGGTCACCCCCGTGAACGCCCCGGCCCCGAACAGTGCCAGGACCCCGGGAACCCAGGGGTCGCCCAGCCCCGTCACCTCGGTGACCAGCGGCGCGAGATAGGTGAAGGTGCAGAACGTCGCGCCGTTCACGAGGGCACCCAGCAGCAGGGTGAGGAGCAGCCGGGGGTTGCGCAGCGACCGCAGTTCACCGCGCAACGCGGGCGGCGCACCCTCGGCCGCACCACCCGGCACGGACCGCGCCACCGCGACCAGCGCGGGCAGTGACACCAGCGCCACGGCCCAGAACGCCGCACGCCAGCCCCATAGTTCGCCGAGCACGGCCCCGGCCGGCACCCCGGCCACACACGCCAGCGTCACCCCGCCCAGCAGCGTGGACGCGGCCCGCCCCTTCGCATCGGCCGGGACCATGCCCACGGCCGCGACCAGGGCGACGGCGAGGAACCCGGCGTTGGCGAACGCCCCCACCACCCGCGTGGCGAGCAGGACCGTGAAGCTGTCGGTGAGCGCACCGACGACATGAACGGCGAGGAAGATGACGAGGAACGCCAGGAGCGCGCCCCGCCGCGGCCAGCGCCGCGCGAGCCCCGCCACGAGTGGCGCTCCCACGACCATCCCGGCCGCGAAGGCGGAGGTCAGTGCCCCCGCCGCGGGAACGGACACCCCCAGATCCCGCGCGATGTCCGGCACCAGCCCGGACAGCATGAACTCGGACGTGCCTTGCGCGAACACGGCAAGGCCCAGCAGAAGAAGAGCGAACGGCATGAAGAAGCTCCGCACCGGAAGTCGACGTCGGACACGACAGGTCGGACGGCAAACCGGCAGCGGAGCGAGCGGGCGGCCTCAGCGGCCCGGCATCGGCGTCACGAGCAGCCACCGGAGAGCCGGTGGCCGCATTCTGGACGCCTCGGGGCTGGACATGGACGGAAGGCTAGGCGGGCCCTGGGGACCGGGTCCACCGGTTTTCCTCCGGCTCCGCCCGGGCGGCGGTCGGGGGCGTGTCCCTCCGGTCGCCACCGCGATGGACGATGACGACCGCCGCGAGGCAGACGGTCAGCCCGAGGGCGGTCTGCACGCCGAACGGCTCACCGAACATCAGCGCACCCCATACCGCGGTGACCGGGGCCATCAGGAACATCAGCGTGTTGACCCGGGTGACGCCGGAGCGCTTCAGGATGAGCCAGTACAGCCCGTACCCGCCGAACGTGGACAGCCCCACGAGCCAGGCGACCGCCACCCAGAAGTCCCCCTGGGCGGGCGGTGCGGCGGTCCCGGTGGCCAGGGCCAGCACGGAGAAGAGGACCGCGCTGGTGACGCAGTGGACGGTCAGCGACACCGACGGGGCGACCCGCGAGCGGGACCGGCTCTCCAGGAACGTCGCCGCGACCAGGGACAGCATGCCGAGCAGCGGCACGGCGTACGCCCACCACGCCACATCGCCGCCCGCCGCCGCGTCGGCCAGCGTGACCACGGCGACGCCGCTCACCCCCAGGCCCAGCCCGATCCACTGCCGGCCCGAGACGTACTGCCCCAGCAGCGGTCCGGCGAGGGCGCCGGCGACCAGGGGCTGGACACCGTCGATCAGGGCCGTCGTACCGCTGGAGACGCCGAGCTGGATGGCGTAGTACACGCTGAGCAGATAGCCGCTCTGCGACAGCACGCCGACCACGGCCTGCCGGGTCAGGTCCCGGGTGGTGAGGCCTCGCCAGGCCGCTCGCATGACGACGGCGACGGCGACGAGGACGACGG
This is a stretch of genomic DNA from Streptomyces hawaiiensis. It encodes these proteins:
- a CDS encoding DMT family transporter → MNVLLSLAFVLCWSSGFIGAKLGAGSASALTILTWRFLPLAVVLVAVAVVMRAAWRGLTTRDLTRQAVVGVLSQSGYLLSVYYAIQLGVSSGTTALIDGVQPLVAGALAGPLLGQYVSGRQWIGLGLGVSGVAVVTLADAAAGGDVAWWAYAVPLLGMLSLVAATFLESRSRSRVAPSVSLTVHCVTSAVLFSVLALATGTAAPPAQGDFWVAVAWLVGLSTFGGYGLYWLILKRSGVTRVNTLMFLMAPVTAVWGALMFGEPFGVQTALGLTVCLAAVVIVHRGGDRRDTPPTAARAEPEENRWTRSPGPA
- a CDS encoding Cmx/CmrA family chloramphenicol efflux MFS transporter, encoding MPFALLLLGLAVFAQGTSEFMLSGLVPDIARDLGVSVPAAGALTSAFAAGMVVGAPLVAGLARRWPRRGALLAFLVIFLAVHVVGALTDSFTVLLATRVVGAFANAGFLAVALVAAVGMVPADAKGRAASTLLGGVTLACVAGVPAGAVLGELWGWRAAFWAVALVSLPALVAVARSVPGGAAEGAPPALRGELRSLRNPRLLLTLLLGALVNGATFCTFTYLAPLVTEVTGLGDPWVPGVLALFGAGAFTGVTAAGRFADRRPLPFLTAGGLALGAGWCALALGAGHPVPALALVFAQGALSFGVGSTLIARALYAAQGAPTLAGGFATAAFNVGAAVGPWAGGAVIGAGFGYRAPVWVSAALVAAAFAVAGVAVRRQQAVGQRTPRH